Proteins encoded in a region of the Variovorax sp. PAMC 28711 genome:
- a CDS encoding IscS subfamily cysteine desulfurase, protein MDVTPHFPIYLDYGATTPVDPRVVDAMIPWLREHFGNPASRSHAWGWEAEEAVEKARGEVADLIGADPREIVWTSGATESNNLAIKGAAQFYKGKGKHLITVKTEHKAVLDTMRELERQGFEVTYLDVEEDGLLDLAKFKAAIRPDTILASVMFVNNEIGVIQDVVALGNACREKGVIFHSDAAQATGKVEIDMATLPIDLMSLASHKTYGPKGIGALYVRRKPRVRLEAQLHGGGHERGMRSGTLPTHQIVGMGEAFRLAKLEMKDDIAQAARLQKRLLDGLKDVEQVFVNGNLAHRVPHNLNISFNYVEGESLIMGIKGLAVSSGSACTSASLEPSYVLRALGRSDELAHSSLRMTIGRFTTEEEIDYAISTIKHNVSKLRELSPLWEMFKDGIDISTIQWSAH, encoded by the coding sequence ATGGACGTCACCCCTCATTTCCCGATCTACCTCGACTACGGCGCTACGACGCCGGTCGATCCGCGCGTCGTCGACGCCATGATTCCCTGGCTGCGCGAGCATTTCGGCAACCCGGCATCGCGCAGCCATGCGTGGGGCTGGGAAGCCGAAGAAGCGGTCGAAAAAGCCCGCGGCGAAGTGGCCGACCTGATCGGGGCCGACCCACGCGAGATCGTCTGGACCTCCGGCGCCACCGAGTCGAACAACCTCGCCATCAAGGGCGCAGCGCAGTTCTACAAGGGCAAGGGAAAGCATCTCATCACCGTCAAGACCGAGCACAAGGCGGTGCTCGACACGATGCGTGAACTGGAACGACAGGGTTTTGAAGTGACCTACCTCGATGTCGAGGAAGACGGCCTGCTCGACCTGGCGAAGTTCAAGGCGGCGATTCGCCCCGACACCATCCTGGCCAGCGTGATGTTCGTGAACAACGAGATCGGCGTCATCCAGGACGTGGTCGCGCTGGGCAATGCCTGCCGCGAAAAAGGCGTGATCTTTCACAGCGACGCAGCGCAAGCGACGGGCAAGGTCGAGATTGACATGGCGACGTTGCCGATCGATCTCATGAGCCTGGCGTCGCACAAGACGTACGGCCCCAAGGGCATCGGCGCCTTGTATGTGCGCCGGAAGCCCCGCGTTCGGCTCGAAGCCCAGTTGCATGGTGGCGGCCACGAGCGTGGCATGCGTTCAGGCACGTTGCCCACGCACCAGATCGTGGGCATGGGCGAAGCGTTCCGCCTAGCCAAGCTCGAAATGAAGGACGACATCGCCCAGGCGGCGAGGTTGCAGAAGCGATTGCTTGACGGACTCAAGGATGTCGAGCAGGTCTTCGTGAACGGCAATCTCGCGCACCGCGTACCGCACAACCTGAACATCAGCTTCAACTACGTCGAGGGCGAGTCGCTGATCATGGGCATCAAGGGCCTGGCGGTGTCGTCGGGCTCCGCGTGCACGTCGGCCAGCCTGGAGCCCAGCTATGTGTTGCGCGCGCTCGGTCGCAGCGACGAACTGGCGCACAGCAGTCTGCGCATGACGATCGGCCGTTTCACGACCGAAGAAGAAATCGACTACGCGATCTCCACCATCAAGCACAACGTGTCGAAGCTGCGCGAACTGAGCCCCTTGTGGGAAATGTTCAAGGACGGCATCGACATCAGCACGATCCAGTGGTCGGCACATTGA
- the hscB gene encoding Fe-S protein assembly co-chaperone HscB, producing MNLNDTDFELFAVPATFAQKRDALDARWKELQREAHPDRFAAQGAAAQRVAMQWSVRINEAYQRLKDPVRRASYLCELHGAPVNAENNTAMPGAFLMQQMAWREALDDATDSPAIEALRAEVEAAQADALSSLDRLIDVQHDYAAAVQQVRALMFIERFADDVEAKSDPLGQ from the coding sequence ATGAATCTCAACGACACCGATTTCGAACTGTTCGCCGTCCCGGCAACTTTCGCGCAGAAGCGTGATGCACTGGATGCGCGCTGGAAAGAGCTCCAGCGCGAGGCGCACCCCGACCGTTTCGCGGCGCAGGGCGCGGCAGCGCAGCGCGTCGCGATGCAATGGTCGGTCCGCATCAACGAGGCCTACCAACGTCTGAAAGACCCGGTCCGACGCGCGAGCTACCTGTGTGAGCTGCACGGCGCGCCGGTGAACGCCGAGAACAACACCGCGATGCCGGGTGCTTTCCTGATGCAGCAGATGGCATGGCGCGAGGCGCTCGACGACGCCACCGATTCGCCGGCCATCGAGGCGTTGCGCGCTGAAGTGGAGGCCGCGCAGGCGGACGCGCTGTCCTCGCTCGACCGACTCATCGACGTGCAACACGACTACGCGGCGGCCGTGCAACAGGTGAGAGCCCTCATGTTCATCGAGCGCTTTGCCGACGACGTCGAAGCCAAAAGCGATCCCTTGGGACAATAG
- a CDS encoding RnfABCDGE type electron transport complex subunit B, whose translation MTATLAARINDALPQTQCTRCGYPDCAGYADAIAAGEAGINQCPPGGAEGIARLARLTGRPVLALDPQFGTEGPRSMAVIDEAWCIGCTLCLDACPPDAIVGIHKHMHTVIEAHCTGCELCIPVCPVDCISLEVETPGRTGWQAWSATQANSARERYRLHATHRPVAGSQNPEAPEEAPLDDAGSRKRAIVEAALARARAASAARKP comes from the coding sequence ATGACAGCGACGCTGGCAGCGCGCATCAACGACGCGCTGCCGCAGACGCAGTGCACGCGCTGCGGCTATCCCGACTGTGCCGGCTATGCCGACGCGATCGCCGCGGGCGAAGCGGGCATCAACCAGTGCCCGCCGGGCGGCGCCGAAGGCATCGCTCGGCTCGCGCGGCTGACGGGTCGACCGGTGCTCGCACTCGACCCGCAATTCGGCACCGAAGGACCGCGTTCGATGGCCGTCATCGACGAGGCCTGGTGCATCGGCTGCACGCTCTGCCTCGACGCCTGCCCGCCCGACGCGATCGTCGGCATCCACAAACACATGCACACGGTCATCGAGGCGCATTGCACCGGTTGCGAGCTCTGCATCCCGGTGTGCCCGGTCGACTGCATCTCGCTGGAAGTCGAGACGCCGGGTCGAACGGGTTGGCAGGCCTGGTCGGCGACGCAAGCGAACAGTGCGCGCGAGCGTTATCGTTTGCATGCCACGCATCGCCCTGTTGCCGGGAGCCAGAACCCCGAAGCGCCAGAAGAAGCGCCGCTCGACGACGCGGGCAGTCGCAAGCGCGCGATCGTCGAAGCCGCCCTGGCGCGCGCCCGCGCGGCGTCGGCGGCGCGCAAGCCCTGA
- a CDS encoding polyhydroxyalkanoate depolymerase, whose amino-acid sequence MLYQLYEAQRSLMEPFSDFAQAASKLYGPGAIWSQMPMAQRMAAGYDLLYRLGKDYEKPEFNIKSVNVDGDDVVIQEAVAKDKPFCQLIRFKRFTDEPDTLKKLKSQPVVLIVAPLSGHYATLLRDTVRTMLQGHKVYITDWKNARLVPTSEGEFHLDDYINYVQEFIRDLQAEYGNCHVVSVCQPTVPVLAAVSLMASRGETLPLTMTMMGGPIDARKSPTAVNNLATTKGFDWFENNVIYRVPKGFAGEGRRVYPGFLQHTGFVAMNPDRHATSHYDYFKDLMKGDDASVEAHRKFYDEYNAVLDMDADYYLDTIRTVFQDFNLVHGTWDVKNPAGQIERVRPQDIRTIALLTVEGELDDISGSGQTEAAHDLCTGIAATQREHFEAKGAGHYGIFSGRRWRETVYPKVQKFIAAHDTPQKRAGAKTPAVEVTAEETVKPARKRPAKALAAAKPARKARSTSAR is encoded by the coding sequence ATGCTGTATCAACTCTACGAAGCGCAACGTTCCTTGATGGAACCGTTTTCCGATTTCGCACAGGCTGCATCCAAGCTGTATGGCCCCGGTGCCATCTGGAGCCAGATGCCGATGGCACAGCGCATGGCTGCCGGCTACGACCTTCTTTATCGTCTGGGCAAGGACTACGAAAAGCCCGAGTTCAACATCAAGAGCGTGAATGTCGATGGCGACGATGTCGTGATCCAGGAGGCGGTGGCAAAAGACAAGCCGTTCTGCCAGCTGATCCGCTTCAAGCGCTTCACCGATGAGCCCGACACGCTCAAGAAGCTCAAGAGCCAGCCTGTCGTGCTGATCGTGGCGCCCCTGTCGGGCCACTACGCCACGCTCCTGCGAGACACGGTTCGCACCATGTTGCAGGGCCACAAGGTCTACATCACCGACTGGAAGAACGCGCGCTTGGTGCCGACTTCCGAAGGCGAATTCCACCTGGACGACTACATCAACTACGTGCAGGAATTCATTCGTGATCTGCAGGCCGAATACGGCAACTGTCACGTGGTGAGCGTCTGCCAGCCGACGGTGCCGGTGCTGGCCGCCGTCTCGCTCATGGCCAGTCGCGGCGAGACACTGCCGCTCACGATGACCATGATGGGTGGCCCGATCGACGCTCGCAAGTCGCCGACCGCGGTGAACAATCTCGCGACCACCAAGGGCTTCGACTGGTTCGAAAACAACGTGATCTATCGTGTGCCGAAAGGTTTTGCCGGCGAGGGCCGCCGCGTGTACCCCGGCTTCCTGCAGCACACCGGTTTTGTCGCGATGAACCCGGACCGCCACGCGACCAGCCACTACGACTATTTCAAGGACCTGATGAAGGGTGACGACGCGAGCGTCGAGGCCCATCGCAAGTTCTACGACGAGTACAACGCGGTGCTCGACATGGACGCCGATTACTACCTCGACACGATCCGCACCGTGTTTCAGGACTTCAACCTCGTGCATGGCACGTGGGATGTGAAGAACCCGGCCGGGCAAATCGAGCGCGTCCGTCCGCAGGACATCCGCACCATCGCGCTCCTCACCGTCGAAGGCGAACTCGACGACATCTCGGGTTCGGGCCAGACCGAGGCCGCGCATGACCTGTGCACCGGCATTGCAGCCACCCAGCGCGAGCATTTCGAAGCCAAAGGTGCCGGCCACTACGGCATCTTCAGCGGCCGCCGCTGGCGCGAAACGGTCTACCCGAAGGTGCAGAAATTCATCGCCGCACACGACACGCCACAAAAGCGCGCCGGCGCCAAGACGCCTGCCGTCGAAGTCACCGCCGAAGAAACGGTCAAGCCCGCTCGCAAGCGCCCGGCCAAGGCGCTGGCCGCCGCGAAGCCTGCACGCAAGGCGCGCAGCACCAGCGCGCGCTGA
- the iscA gene encoding iron-sulfur cluster assembly protein IscA, whose protein sequence is MAVTLTEAAARHVNRYLGKRGKGVGVRLGVKTTGCSGLAYKLEYVDEFAPEDVVFEDQGVKVLVDPKSLAYIDGTRLDFVREGLNEGFKFINPNERDRCGCGESFRI, encoded by the coding sequence ATGGCCGTCACGCTGACCGAAGCCGCTGCGCGGCACGTCAACCGGTACCTCGGGAAACGTGGCAAGGGCGTGGGCGTGCGGCTCGGCGTCAAGACCACCGGCTGCTCGGGGCTTGCCTACAAGCTGGAATACGTCGACGAGTTCGCGCCGGAAGACGTCGTTTTCGAAGATCAGGGCGTGAAGGTGCTGGTCGACCCGAAGAGCCTGGCCTACATCGACGGCACGCGGCTCGACTTCGTGCGCGAAGGCCTGAACGAAGGCTTCAAGTTCATCAATCCGAACGAGCGCGACCGTTGCGGCTGCGGCGAAAGTTTCAGGATCTAG
- the iscU gene encoding Fe-S cluster assembly scaffold IscU, producing MAYSSKVIDHYENPRNVGSFEKGDDSVGTGMVGAPACGDVMKLQIKVNPETGVIEDARFKTYGCGSAIASSSLVTEWVKGKTLDEAAALKNAQIAEELALPPVKIHCSILAEDAIKAAVNDYKAKHAVGIQSTAEAVH from the coding sequence ATGGCATATTCATCCAAGGTCATCGACCACTACGAAAATCCCCGTAACGTCGGCTCCTTTGAAAAGGGCGACGACTCGGTGGGCACCGGCATGGTCGGTGCACCGGCTTGCGGCGACGTCATGAAGCTGCAGATCAAGGTCAACCCGGAAACCGGCGTGATCGAGGACGCACGCTTCAAGACCTACGGTTGCGGTTCGGCCATCGCGTCGTCGTCACTCGTGACCGAATGGGTCAAGGGCAAGACGCTGGACGAAGCGGCTGCCCTCAAGAACGCGCAGATCGCGGAAGAACTCGCGCTGCCGCCGGTCAAGATTCACTGCTCGATCCTTGCCGAAGACGCGATCAAGGCGGCCGTCAACGACTACAAGGCGAAGCACGCCGTTGGCATCCAGTCGACAGCGGAAGCCGTTCACTGA
- the iscR gene encoding Fe-S cluster assembly transcriptional regulator IscR yields MRLTTKGRFAVTAMIDLALRQNTGPVTLAAISQRQQISLSYLEQLFGKLRRHELVESTRGPGGGYSLGRKAADITVADIIVSVDEPIDATQCGGKENCLGEAGRCMTHELWASLNQRMVEFLDSVTLQKLVDDQLAKGVQIENKPVIKRAISAQPVVKPIRVNAPNSVFALGNVFAKS; encoded by the coding sequence ATGCGTCTCACTACCAAAGGCCGTTTTGCGGTCACCGCCATGATCGATCTGGCGTTGCGTCAGAACACCGGTCCTGTCACCTTGGCTGCCATCAGCCAGCGGCAACAGATTTCGCTGTCCTATCTCGAACAGCTGTTCGGCAAGCTGCGGCGCCATGAACTGGTCGAATCGACCCGCGGGCCCGGTGGCGGCTACAGCCTCGGCCGCAAGGCAGCCGATATCACCGTGGCCGACATCATCGTGTCGGTGGACGAACCGATCGATGCGACGCAATGTGGCGGCAAGGAAAACTGCCTCGGCGAAGCTGGCCGCTGTATGACGCACGAACTCTGGGCATCGCTGAATCAGCGGATGGTCGAGTTCCTCGATTCGGTCACGTTGCAGAAACTGGTCGACGATCAACTCGCCAAGGGTGTGCAGATCGAGAACAAGCCTGTCATCAAGCGCGCGATTTCGGCGCAACCGGTGGTCAAGCCAATTCGCGTGAATGCACCGAATTCCGTGTTTGCCCTCGGCAATGTATTTGCCAAGTCGTGA
- a CDS encoding amino acid aminotransferase — MSMFTAVEMAPRDPILGLNEQFAADTNPNKVNLGVGVYYDDNGKLPLLKCVQAAEQTMIQTPSARGYLPIDGIVAYDNAVKGLVFGADSEPVTSGRVATVQGIGGTGGLKVGADFLKKLNPNATVLISDPSWENHRALFTQAGFPVETYPYYDAARRGVNFDGMLAALDAAPAGTIVVLHACCHNPTGYDISATQWDQVIAAVKARNLVPFLDMAYQGFGYGIQEDGAVIGKFVAAGLTFFVSTSFSKSFSLYGERVGALSVVCESKEEAARVLSQLKIAIRTNYSNPPIHGGAVVAAVLNDPTLRAQWEEELAEMRVRIKAMRQKLVDGLKAAGIQQDMSFITTQIGMFSYSGLNKDQMVRLRNEFGVYGTDTGRMCVAALNSKNIDYVCASIAKVI, encoded by the coding sequence ATGTCTATGTTCACCGCGGTCGAAATGGCACCGCGCGACCCGATCCTCGGTCTCAACGAGCAATTTGCGGCCGATACCAACCCCAACAAGGTCAACCTCGGCGTGGGCGTCTACTACGACGACAACGGTAAATTGCCTTTGCTCAAGTGCGTGCAGGCCGCGGAACAGACCATGATCCAGACCCCGAGCGCGCGCGGCTACCTGCCGATCGACGGCATCGTGGCGTACGACAACGCGGTCAAGGGCTTGGTGTTCGGCGCCGACAGCGAGCCCGTCACCTCCGGCCGCGTGGCGACCGTTCAGGGCATCGGCGGCACCGGCGGCCTGAAGGTCGGCGCCGACTTCCTGAAAAAGCTCAACCCGAACGCGACCGTCCTGATCAGCGATCCGAGCTGGGAAAACCACCGCGCCCTGTTCACCCAGGCCGGCTTCCCGGTCGAGACATATCCTTACTACGACGCGGCCAGGCGCGGCGTGAATTTCGACGGCATGCTGGCAGCGCTCGACGCCGCGCCGGCCGGCACCATCGTCGTGTTGCACGCCTGCTGCCACAACCCGACCGGCTACGACATCAGCGCGACCCAGTGGGACCAGGTGATCGCCGCCGTCAAGGCGCGCAACCTCGTGCCCTTCCTCGACATGGCCTACCAGGGCTTCGGCTACGGCATCCAGGAAGACGGCGCCGTCATCGGCAAGTTTGTCGCGGCCGGCCTGACCTTCTTCGTGTCGACCTCGTTCTCCAAGAGCTTCAGCCTGTACGGCGAGCGCGTCGGCGCGTTGTCGGTGGTGTGCGAGAGCAAGGAAGAAGCCGCGCGCGTGCTGTCGCAGCTCAAGATCGCGATCCGCACCAACTACAGCAACCCGCCGATCCACGGTGGCGCCGTGGTCGCCGCGGTGCTCAACGACCCGACCCTGCGCGCGCAGTGGGAAGAAGAGCTCGCCGAAATGCGCGTGCGCATCAAGGCGATGCGTCAGAAGCTGGTCGACGGCCTCAAGGCGGCCGGCATCCAGCAGGACATGAGCTTCATCACGACGCAAATCGGCATGTTCAGTTATTCGGGCCTCAACAAGGACCAGATGGTTCGCCTGCGCAACGAGTTCGGCGTCTACGGCACCGACACCGGCCGCATGTGCGTGGCCGCGCTCAACAGCAAGAACATCGACTACGTTTGCGCCTCGATCGCCAAGGTGATCTGA
- the uvrB gene encoding excinuclease ABC subunit UvrB, whose product MPEITEAITDTHDPAGVGPAPEGQFVKFEGSPFELFQPYPPAGDQPKAIDGLVEGVNDGEVFQTLLGVTGSGKTFTMANVIARLGRPAIVFAPNKTLAAQLYSEFREFFPKNAVEYFVSYYDYYQPEAYVPQRDLFIEKDSSINEHIEQMRLSATKSVLERRDTVIVATVSAIYGIGTPEDYTQMRFIMRVGDKIGQRDVIGRLIRMQYTRNEQDFSRGTFRVRGDTIDVFPAEHSELAIRIELFDDEIESLQLFDPLTGRIRQKIPRFTVYPSSHYVTPRDKVLGAVETIKLELAERLKEFISQGKLVEAQRIEQRTRFDLEMLAEIGHCKGIENYSRHLSGAAPGQPPATLTDYLPKDALMFLDESHQMIGQLNGMYSGDRARKTTLVEYGFRLPSAMDNRPLKFDEFETRMRQAIFVSATPAQYEKDHSGNTVEQLVRPTGLIDPEVEVRPATHQVDDVLGEIRLRVDKHERVLITTLTKRMAEQLTDYLSDNGVKVRYLHSDIDTVERVEILRDLRLGTFDVLVGINLLREGLDIPEVSLVAILDADKEGFLRAERSLIQTIGRAARNLNGKAILYADRMTESMKKAIDETERRRTRQIAHNLAHGITPRSIVKQVRDLIDGVYSEKTGKEMAKLDLERAKVEDMSEKDVSREIKRLEKLMLEHARNLEFEKAARVRDQLALLREQAFGGAGSDNIVVLTPGN is encoded by the coding sequence ATGCCAGAGATCACTGAAGCCATCACAGACACGCATGATCCCGCAGGGGTCGGCCCCGCCCCCGAAGGGCAGTTCGTCAAGTTCGAGGGCTCGCCGTTCGAGCTGTTCCAGCCCTATCCGCCCGCCGGGGACCAGCCCAAGGCCATCGACGGACTGGTCGAGGGCGTGAACGACGGCGAGGTGTTCCAGACGCTTCTGGGCGTCACGGGCTCGGGCAAGACGTTCACCATGGCGAACGTGATCGCGCGACTGGGCCGGCCGGCCATCGTGTTCGCGCCCAACAAGACGCTGGCGGCCCAGCTCTACAGCGAATTCCGCGAATTCTTTCCGAAGAATGCCGTCGAGTACTTCGTGAGCTACTACGACTACTACCAGCCCGAAGCCTACGTGCCGCAGCGCGACCTGTTCATCGAAAAGGACAGCTCGATCAACGAGCACATCGAGCAGATGCGCCTGTCGGCGACCAAGAGCGTGCTGGAGCGACGCGACACGGTGATCGTCGCGACGGTGAGCGCGATCTACGGCATCGGCACGCCGGAGGACTACACGCAGATGCGTTTCATCATGCGCGTCGGCGACAAGATTGGGCAGCGCGACGTGATCGGCCGCCTGATCCGCATGCAGTACACGCGCAACGAGCAGGATTTCTCGCGTGGCACCTTTCGCGTGCGCGGCGACACCATCGACGTGTTCCCCGCCGAGCACAGCGAACTGGCGATCCGCATCGAGCTGTTCGACGACGAGATCGAATCGCTCCAGCTGTTCGATCCCCTCACCGGCCGCATCCGTCAGAAGATTCCGCGCTTCACGGTGTACCCGTCGAGCCACTACGTCACGCCGCGCGACAAGGTATTGGGCGCGGTGGAGACCATCAAGCTCGAACTGGCCGAACGGCTCAAGGAATTCATCAGCCAGGGCAAGCTCGTGGAGGCGCAGCGCATCGAGCAGCGCACGCGCTTCGACCTGGAAATGCTGGCCGAGATCGGCCACTGCAAGGGCATCGAGAACTACTCACGGCATCTTTCGGGCGCGGCGCCGGGACAGCCGCCCGCGACGCTGACCGACTACCTCCCCAAGGACGCGCTGATGTTTCTCGATGAAAGCCATCAGATGATCGGCCAGCTGAACGGCATGTACAGCGGCGACCGCGCGCGCAAGACCACGCTGGTCGAATACGGTTTCCGGTTGCCTTCGGCCATGGACAACCGCCCGCTCAAGTTCGACGAGTTCGAGACGCGGATGCGCCAGGCGATCTTCGTATCAGCCACGCCGGCGCAGTACGAAAAGGACCATTCGGGCAACACCGTCGAGCAACTGGTGCGGCCCACCGGCCTGATCGATCCCGAGGTGGAAGTGCGGCCGGCCACGCACCAGGTCGACGATGTGTTGGGCGAGATCCGGCTGCGCGTCGACAAGCACGAGCGGGTGCTGATCACCACGCTGACCAAGCGGATGGCCGAGCAACTCACCGATTACCTGAGCGACAACGGCGTCAAGGTGCGCTACCTGCACAGCGACATCGACACGGTGGAGCGGGTGGAAATCCTGCGCGACCTCCGGTTGGGCACGTTCGACGTGCTGGTCGGCATCAACCTGCTGCGCGAAGGCCTGGACATTCCGGAGGTCTCGCTGGTCGCGATCCTCGATGCGGACAAGGAAGGCTTCTTGCGGGCCGAGCGCTCGCTCATCCAGACAATCGGGCGTGCGGCACGCAACCTGAACGGCAAGGCGATCCTGTATGCCGACCGCATGACGGAGTCCATGAAAAAGGCGATCGACGAGACCGAGCGCCGCCGCACCAGGCAAATCGCGCACAACCTGGCGCACGGCATCACGCCGCGCAGCATCGTGAAACAGGTGCGCGACCTGATCGATGGCGTGTACAGCGAGAAAACAGGCAAGGAGATGGCCAAGCTGGATCTGGAGCGCGCCAAGGTCGAGGACATGAGCGAGAAGGACGTGTCGCGCGAAATCAAGCGGCTCGAAAAGCTCATGCTGGAACACGCCCGCAATCTCGAATTTGAGAAGGCGGCGCGCGTGCGCGATCAGCTGGCCCTGCTGCGCGAGCAGGCGTTCGGCGGGGCGGGCAGCGACAACATCGTGGTGCTGACGCCGGGCAATTGA
- the hscA gene encoding Fe-S protein assembly chaperone HscA — MALLQISEPGQAPDPHQRRIAVGIDLGTTHSLVAAVRNGVAECLPDDAGRVILPSAVRYVDTERRQIGFEALAARADDATNTITSIKRLMGRGLADIANRDAMSYQLVDEGGMVKVQTAAGIKSPVEISAEILATLRYRAEDTFDDELYGAVITVPAYFDEGQRQATKDAAQLAGLNVLRLISEPTAAAIAYGLDNASDGVYAVYDLGGGTFDISILRLAQGVFEVISTGGDSALGGDDYDHALADFVLAQTGLQVENDADKAAVLVAARAAKETLTAADSTAFDARVAGAAVRIDVSRKQFDAATQALTDRTIAAVRKALRDAKLKADDLQGIVLVGGSTRMPQIREAVMAFFGREPLTNLNPDEVVALGAAIQANQLAGNGGADDLLLLDVIPLSLGIETMGGLVERIVPRNQTIPTAMAQDFTTYQDGQTALALHVVQGERDLVSDCRSLARFTLRGIPPMSAGAARIRVTFTVDADGLLSVAAREQGSGVEASVTVKPSYGLSDDQIATMLQDSFATAQQDMQARALVEARVDADRMLLATRSALDADSDLLSADERGAIDASMTALRDAAQSNDAAVVEAATKALADATEAFAAQRMNAGIARALSGRKVESL, encoded by the coding sequence ATGGCACTTCTGCAGATTTCCGAACCGGGCCAGGCGCCCGACCCGCACCAGCGCCGGATCGCCGTTGGCATCGACCTCGGCACCACGCACTCGCTCGTCGCGGCGGTGCGCAACGGCGTGGCCGAATGCCTGCCCGACGACGCCGGTCGCGTCATCCTTCCGTCGGCCGTGCGCTATGTCGACACGGAGCGCCGGCAAATCGGCTTCGAGGCGCTCGCCGCACGCGCGGACGACGCGACCAACACGATCACGTCGATCAAGCGGCTCATGGGCCGCGGCCTGGCAGACATCGCCAATCGCGATGCGATGTCCTACCAGCTCGTCGACGAAGGCGGCATGGTCAAGGTGCAGACGGCGGCAGGCATCAAGTCGCCTGTCGAGATCAGCGCCGAGATCCTCGCCACGTTGCGCTACCGCGCCGAAGACACGTTCGATGACGAACTGTATGGCGCAGTCATCACCGTGCCGGCGTACTTCGACGAGGGCCAACGCCAGGCCACGAAGGACGCAGCACAGCTCGCTGGCCTCAACGTGCTGCGCCTCATCAGCGAGCCGACTGCCGCAGCCATTGCCTACGGGCTCGACAACGCGAGCGATGGCGTCTACGCGGTGTACGACCTCGGTGGCGGCACCTTCGACATCTCGATCCTGCGGCTCGCGCAAGGCGTCTTCGAGGTGATTTCGACCGGCGGCGACTCGGCACTCGGCGGCGACGACTACGACCACGCGCTGGCCGATTTCGTGCTGGCGCAAACCGGGTTGCAGGTCGAGAACGATGCCGACAAGGCCGCCGTGCTGGTGGCCGCACGTGCTGCCAAGGAAACACTCACCGCTGCGGACTCGACAGCGTTCGACGCACGCGTGGCGGGTGCTGCAGTGCGCATCGACGTGAGCCGTAAGCAGTTCGACGCGGCCACCCAAGCGCTCACCGATCGCACCATCGCGGCGGTGCGCAAGGCCCTGCGCGATGCGAAGCTGAAGGCCGATGACTTGCAAGGCATCGTGCTGGTCGGCGGGTCCACGCGGATGCCGCAGATTCGCGAAGCCGTGATGGCCTTTTTCGGCCGCGAGCCACTGACCAACCTGAATCCTGACGAGGTGGTCGCCCTCGGGGCTGCCATCCAGGCCAACCAGCTGGCCGGCAACGGCGGTGCAGACGACCTGTTGCTGCTCGATGTGATTCCGCTTTCGCTGGGCATCGAGACGATGGGCGGCTTGGTCGAGCGCATCGTGCCGCGCAACCAGACGATCCCCACCGCGATGGCGCAGGATTTCACGACCTACCAGGACGGACAGACCGCCTTGGCGTTGCATGTGGTCCAGGGCGAGCGCGATCTGGTGAGCGATTGCCGCAGCCTCGCGCGCTTCACGTTGCGGGGCATCCCGCCGATGTCGGCGGGTGCAGCACGCATTCGCGTCACCTTCACCGTCGACGCCGACGGACTGTTGAGCGTGGCGGCCAGAGAGCAGGGAAGCGGCGTGGAAGCCAGCGTCACGGTCAAACCGTCGTATGGCCTTTCGGACGACCAGATCGCCACGATGCTCCAGGACAGCTTTGCCACGGCCCAGCAGGACATGCAGGCCCGCGCATTGGTCGAAGCCCGCGTCGACGCCGACCGCATGCTGCTGGCCACCCGAAGTGCACTCGATGCGGATAGCGACCTGCTGTCGGCCGATGAGCGCGGCGCGATCGATGCGTCCATGACCGCGCTGCGCGATGCGGCGCAGAGCAACGACGCAGCCGTGGTCGAAGCCGCCACCAAGGCGCTCGCCGACGCCACCGAAGCCTTTGCCGCCCAGCGAATGAACGCGGGGATCGCCCGTGCGTTGTCGGGCCGCAAGGTCGAATCGCTCTAG